A part of Dehalococcoidia bacterium genomic DNA contains:
- the pyk gene encoding pyruvate kinase, whose amino-acid sequence MDRKTKIVCTIGPASRSRKTIEKLAKAGMNMARINLSHGTLEEHAKAIGEIRNVARELRLPIAVLLDLPGPKIRTGALKNGMVTLKENSSFALVKEKIKGDETRVSVNSPTFFKDVRAGKSIFVNDGAIELKVVSANANKIQCKVIVGGELTENKGVNLPGVKLNLPSTVSANQEQMAFGVEHGVDFFAVSFVCSPSDIAERRRFLHRMGVNVPLIAKIEKPEAIKKIDSIIREADGIMVARGDLGIEMPLEEVPVIQKSIVRKCNNMGKPVIVATQMLESMIVSSRPTRAEVSDVANAIFDGADAVMLSGETAVGKYPVQAAEMMSKIAAETECALPYEQILTEKRKHAQAQTDDAISYAACAISQQIGAKCIVAYTRSGSTALRVSKYKPKATILAITPDERTFRRLALSWGIEPYLDRAARNVDAMFLQAARLSVSTGLAKSGDFIAVTAGIPTGVPGSTNMIKVHRIE is encoded by the coding sequence ATGGATAGAAAAACAAAAATAGTTTGCACAATAGGGCCTGCCAGCAGGTCACGTAAGACCATTGAGAAACTGGCGAAGGCCGGCATGAATATGGCCCGCATCAATCTCTCGCACGGGACGCTCGAAGAGCATGCCAAGGCCATCGGCGAGATCCGCAACGTGGCGCGCGAGTTGAGACTCCCCATCGCCGTTCTGCTGGACCTACCCGGCCCCAAGATAAGGACCGGCGCCCTGAAGAACGGCATGGTAACACTCAAAGAGAATAGCTCCTTCGCCCTGGTCAAGGAGAAAATAAAGGGCGATGAAACAAGGGTATCCGTGAACTCCCCGACCTTCTTTAAGGATGTCAGGGCGGGAAAATCGATCTTCGTGAACGACGGCGCTATCGAATTGAAGGTCGTGTCCGCTAACGCGAATAAGATACAGTGTAAGGTCATCGTGGGCGGAGAACTGACCGAGAACAAGGGCGTGAACCTGCCGGGCGTGAAGCTCAATTTGCCCTCGACCGTAAGCGCGAACCAGGAGCAGATGGCTTTCGGTGTGGAACATGGCGTTGATTTCTTCGCCGTCTCCTTCGTGTGCTCGCCCTCCGATATCGCGGAGCGCAGGCGCTTCCTGCACCGGATGGGTGTTAACGTCCCTCTCATCGCAAAGATCGAGAAACCTGAGGCCATAAAGAAGATCGACAGCATAATACGCGAGGCCGACGGCATCATGGTAGCGCGCGGCGATCTGGGTATCGAAATGCCTCTTGAGGAGGTGCCGGTAATCCAGAAATCGATAGTCCGCAAATGCAACAACATGGGTAAACCGGTGATCGTAGCCACACAGATGCTCGAAAGCATGATAGTTTCATCCCGGCCCACGCGCGCCGAGGTCAGCGATGTGGCCAACGCCATATTCGACGGCGCCGATGCGGTCATGCTCTCCGGCGAGACGGCGGTAGGCAAATACCCGGTCCAGGCCGCGGAGATGATGTCCAAAATAGCCGCCGAGACCGAGTGCGCTCTGCCGTACGAGCAGATACTGACGGAGAAGCGCAAACACGCCCAGGCCCAGACCGATGACGCAATAAGCTATGCCGCATGCGCCATATCGCAGCAGATCGGCGCAAAATGCATCGTGGCTTATACGCGCAGTGGCAGCACTGCTCTGCGCGTGTCGAAATACAAGCCGAAAGCTACGATACTGGCCATCACACCGGATGAGCGCACGTTCAGGAGACTGGCCCTGAGTTGGGGCATAGAGCCGTACTTGGACAGGGCGGCCAGGAACGTAGATGCGATGTTCCTTCAAGCGGCCAGGCTCTCGGTGAGCACCGGGCTGGCCAAAAGCGGAGACTTTATCGCCGTGACCGCCGGCATTCCCACGGGTGTTCCCGGCAGCACCAACATGATAAAGGTGCACCGGATCGAATGA
- a CDS encoding acetate kinase, translating to MRVLAINCGSSTIKFDLFHFSDKPNGIDRRIAHGIAAGIGFGGAISFTSSSDVQIIKKVKLTDHSDATKKVMYLMAQNGLTTSGKPTAIGHRVVHGGNRFIDPVLIDDDVIKAIEDVSSLAPLHNEPSLITMKAMRARVNPAVPHVAVFDTAFHRSMPERAWRYAIPYDLADRHGIRRYGFHGLAHRYMSERYAAIAGMPPESLKLITLQLGNGCSAAAIQGGRPIDTSMGFTPLEGLVMGTRSGDIDPSLVNYIARCENISCDQVEDLLNKKSGLLGISGKWRDMRELLRDEEKGVAAAALAIDIFCYRVRKYIGSYLAALGGADAVIFGGGIGEFALSVRARILEGMEWCGLKLDNKSNEEAVAVERCISAGGSDIKAFVIPVDEASVIARDTMDCIKRTADEK from the coding sequence ATGAGAGTTCTAGCCATAAACTGCGGAAGCTCAACAATTAAATTCGACCTTTTCCATTTCAGCGACAAACCGAACGGCATAGACCGGCGCATAGCCCACGGCATCGCGGCCGGCATCGGCTTTGGCGGGGCCATCAGCTTCACATCCTCATCGGACGTGCAGATCATAAAAAAAGTGAAACTGACCGATCACAGCGACGCCACGAAAAAGGTGATGTACCTGATGGCGCAGAACGGACTCACGACCTCCGGAAAACCCACCGCCATCGGACACAGGGTGGTGCACGGAGGAAACCGTTTCATAGATCCCGTACTCATCGACGACGATGTGATTAAGGCGATAGAGGATGTGAGCAGTCTGGCGCCCCTGCACAACGAGCCTTCGCTGATTACGATGAAGGCCATGAGGGCAAGAGTAAATCCCGCCGTCCCTCATGTAGCGGTCTTCGATACGGCCTTTCACCGCTCAATGCCGGAGCGCGCCTGGCGCTACGCCATACCGTATGACCTGGCGGACAGGCACGGCATACGGCGATACGGGTTCCACGGCCTGGCCCATCGCTACATGAGCGAGCGCTACGCCGCCATCGCGGGCATGCCGCCGGAATCGCTGAAGCTGATAACGCTCCAGCTGGGCAACGGCTGCTCGGCGGCGGCCATACAGGGAGGACGCCCCATCGATACCTCCATGGGATTCACCCCGCTGGAGGGTCTGGTCATGGGTACTCGCAGCGGAGATATAGACCCGTCGCTGGTTAACTATATAGCGCGATGCGAGAATATCAGCTGCGACCAGGTGGAGGATTTGCTCAACAAGAAGTCCGGCCTGCTTGGCATCTCAGGCAAATGGCGCGACATGCGCGAACTGCTGAGGGACGAGGAAAAAGGAGTCGCCGCCGCGGCTCTGGCCATCGACATCTTCTGTTACCGTGTGCGCAAGTACATCGGCTCCTACCTGGCCGCACTGGGCGGGGCCGACGCGGTAATCTTCGGGGGCGGCATCGGCGAGTTCGCGCTCTCGGTCAGGGCGCGCATCCTGGAAGGAATGGAATGGTGCGGACTGAAGCTCGACAATAAAAGCAATGAGGAAGCGGTCGCCGTAGAACGGTGCATCAGCGCCGGCGGTTCCGATATCAAGGCATTTGTTATTCCCGTCGACGAGGCATCAGTCATCGCCCGCGACACGATGGACTGTATAAAGCGAACAGCAGATGAGAAGTGA
- a CDS encoding response regulator → MSAVGKGKILLIEDDSGFRRTYTDVLVAEGYTVVTAEDGEQGLAMVRTEKPDVVLLDLILPKLPGFEVLKSIRADDEIKDTIVLIMSVLGEQTQIKKGLELGANDYTVKGFYKPNEILGKLQTLLTQPGAKQQADVYNLFVKDNRGDVSKLRGNVGWSKPFTCAVCNEEMQLVLTPDYARSDAHWFSAHFSCPVCGRKF, encoded by the coding sequence ATGAGCGCTGTAGGCAAAGGAAAGATACTTCTCATAGAAGATGATAGCGGATTCAGACGCACGTATACAGATGTGCTTGTGGCTGAGGGGTATACGGTGGTTACCGCCGAGGACGGCGAGCAGGGGCTGGCCATGGTCAGAACTGAAAAGCCCGATGTGGTTTTGCTGGACCTTATACTGCCCAAGCTCCCCGGATTCGAGGTGCTGAAGAGCATCCGGGCTGACGACGAGATCAAGGACACCATAGTTCTCATAATGTCCGTGCTGGGAGAACAGACTCAAATAAAAAAAGGCCTGGAGTTGGGCGCTAACGACTACACGGTTAAGGGTTTTTATAAACCAAATGAAATATTAGGGAAGCTCCAGACATTGCTTACACAGCCCGGCGCAAAACAGCAGGCCGACGTGTATAATCTCTTCGTCAAGGACAACAGGGGCGACGTGTCAAAGCTACGCGGTAATGTAGGCTGGTCCAAGCCGTTCACATGTGCGGTCTGTAATGAGGAGATGCAGCTGGTTCTTACCCCGGATTATGCGCGCTCCGACGCGCATTGGTTCTCCGCACATTTTTCATGCCCGGTATGCGGAAGGAAATTCTAA
- a CDS encoding response regulator transcription factor: MSSTGNYKILLIEDDSALRQTYSDMLVAEGYTVVTAEDGEQGLAMVRIEKPDVVLLDIILPKLPGFEVLKSIRDDAGTKDTIILVLSVMGEQRHIQKAIDLGANGYAIKGSNTPSEVLEKIRTLLAPPEIKEQVKEEVKEYAKSYNVFVKGDRGDMLELAKDIGTTRLLVCKSCGRERQLVLTPDTSRSDGHWFSAHFACLNCGEVF, translated from the coding sequence ATGAGCTCCACCGGTAACTATAAGATACTCTTAATAGAAGACGACAGCGCATTAAGACAAACTTATTCAGATATGCTTGTGGCTGAGGGGTATACGGTGGTTACCGCCGAAGATGGCGAGCAGGGTTTGGCCATGGTAAGAATCGAAAAGCCCGATGTTGTCCTGCTGGACATTATCCTGCCAAAGCTCCCGGGGTTTGAAGTGCTGAAGAGCATCCGGGATGACGCCGGGACAAAGGATACGATTATTCTCGTCCTTTCGGTGATGGGAGAACAGAGGCATATACAAAAAGCCATAGACCTGGGGGCCAACGGCTACGCGATTAAAGGCTCCAATACACCTAGTGAAGTTCTGGAAAAAATACGGACATTGCTTGCGCCGCCGGAGATAAAGGAGCAAGTAAAGGAAGAAGTAAAGGAATATGCTAAGTCCTACAATGTCTTTGTTAAAGGAGATAGGGGTGATATGCTGGAGCTTGCGAAAGATATCGGCACTACCAGGCTGCTGGTATGCAAGTCCTGCGGGAGGGAGAGGCAGTTGGTTCTTACTCCGGATACTTCTCGCTCCGACGGGCACTGGTTCTCTGCGCATTTCGCCTGTCTCAATTGCGGCGAGGTGTTTTAA
- a CDS encoding ATP-dependent 6-phosphofructokinase, with translation MVKNKSIAIITGGGDCPATNAVIRAVAKKVILEHKMEVIGIEDGYEGMIENRFRKLEYGDVSGIVTLGGTILGTSNTANPYRYPVKSGKQMKFKDVSRAAIDNLKKLNVECLVCIGGDGTLSIADRLFRDGLPVVGIPKTIDNDLLGTDITFGFDTAVSINTEGIDRLHTTAQSHHRVMILEVMGRYAGWIALHAGSAGGGDIILIPEIPYDIDIVAKKVLQRSKLGKRFTIVVVSEGAKPKGGDIVVRRVVKESTDPIRLGGIGFVLGSQIEKATGLETRAVVMGHLQRGGTPTSFDRVLATRLGTRAVDMVKDKKYGYMVGIQNGSLVDVPLKEVARGRKLVPLDDPLIKAARSVGTCFGDRL, from the coding sequence ATGGTTAAGAACAAAAGCATCGCTATTATCACAGGAGGAGGAGACTGCCCAGCTACCAATGCAGTAATCCGGGCGGTTGCCAAGAAAGTCATATTGGAACACAAAATGGAGGTCATCGGCATCGAGGACGGCTACGAGGGCATGATCGAAAACCGCTTCCGAAAGCTTGAGTACGGCGATGTTTCGGGAATAGTCACGCTGGGGGGCACAATACTGGGGACATCGAACACAGCCAATCCGTATCGATATCCCGTAAAGTCAGGGAAACAGATGAAATTCAAAGACGTGTCGCGGGCGGCCATAGACAACCTTAAGAAGTTGAATGTGGAATGCCTTGTATGTATAGGCGGCGACGGAACGTTGTCGATAGCCGACAGGCTCTTCAGGGACGGCCTTCCCGTCGTCGGCATCCCGAAGACGATAGATAACGACCTGCTGGGCACAGATATCACCTTCGGCTTCGATACCGCCGTTTCTATCAACACCGAAGGCATCGACAGGCTGCACACGACGGCACAGTCGCACCACCGCGTCATGATCCTTGAGGTCATGGGTCGCTACGCCGGGTGGATCGCCCTGCACGCGGGCAGCGCAGGCGGCGGCGATATTATTCTCATCCCGGAGATACCGTACGACATCGATATCGTGGCTAAGAAGGTCCTGCAAAGAAGCAAACTCGGCAAGAGATTCACGATTGTGGTCGTCTCCGAAGGGGCCAAGCCCAAGGGTGGGGACATTGTGGTGCGAAGGGTGGTCAAAGAGAGCACCGACCCAATTCGCCTTGGCGGCATCGGATTCGTTCTGGGATCCCAGATCGAGAAAGCCACGGGCCTGGAGACGCGCGCTGTTGTCATGGGGCACCTGCAGAGGGGTGGCACGCCGACGTCCTTCGACAGGGTGCTGGCGACAAGGCTCGGCACCAGGGCCGTCGATATGGTGAAAGATAAGAAGTACGGCTATATGGTGGGGATTCAGAACGGCTCGCTCGTCGATGTACCGTTGAAGGAAGTTGCCAGGGGCAGGAAGCTCGTTCCGCTGGATGACCCGCTGATAAAAGCGGCCCGGTCGGTAGGTACCTGTTTCGGCGACCGGTTATAA
- a CDS encoding amino acid-binding protein, which yields MVKQISITLDNVPGTFLGISECLGDEGINIRAISVADTSKSSTVRFVTDDPVKTANVLKSNGYKTHIDEVIAFEIPDHPGGMRAVLKPLKNAKINVHYFYPFLGRGEDWQPIVILGVDKTEAALEILHKNWIHTFGEEIYSL from the coding sequence ATGGTAAAACAAATATCAATAACACTGGACAACGTGCCCGGCACTTTTCTGGGCATAAGCGAGTGCCTGGGCGATGAGGGCATAAACATAAGAGCAATCTCCGTGGCCGACACATCAAAGAGCAGCACTGTCAGGTTCGTCACCGACGACCCAGTGAAAACAGCCAACGTCCTCAAGAGCAACGGCTACAAGACCCATATCGACGAGGTCATCGCTTTCGAGATCCCGGACCACCCCGGAGGAATGCGCGCCGTGCTCAAGCCACTCAAGAATGCCAAGATAAACGTTCACTATTTCTACCCGTTCCTGGGCCGCGGCGAGGACTGGCAGCCCATCGTAATCCTTGGAGTTGATAAGACAGAGGCGGCGTTGGAGATACTGCACAAGAACTGGATTCATACCTTCGGGGAAGAGATTTACAGCTTATAG
- a CDS encoding 2-oxoacid:acceptor oxidoreductase family protein: protein MLVKTLISGFGGQGVISMGLTLAQAAMAEGRHVTYLPSYGAEVRGGTANCTVAISNEEIASPIASSPDFVIAMNRPSLTRFQNQIKAGGVLFLNSSLIQDNTSRDDVEVVRVAADAIAKELGSAKSANMVMLGAYIKKSGIVSLEGIIEGLKIGLKNKTKLIAVNEKAINAGYNSI, encoded by the coding sequence ATGCTGGTTAAGACGCTGATATCAGGTTTCGGCGGCCAAGGCGTCATCTCCATGGGGCTGACGCTGGCGCAGGCGGCCATGGCCGAAGGCAGGCATGTGACCTACCTGCCGTCCTACGGCGCCGAGGTGCGCGGCGGCACGGCCAACTGCACCGTGGCTATATCAAATGAGGAGATCGCGTCGCCTATAGCGTCGTCTCCGGATTTCGTCATCGCCATGAACCGCCCCTCGCTGACCAGGTTTCAGAACCAGATAAAAGCGGGCGGCGTGCTCTTCCTTAACTCGTCGCTGATACAGGATAATACGTCGCGCGATGACGTAGAAGTCGTTCGTGTCGCCGCGGACGCCATCGCCAAGGAGCTGGGCAGCGCCAAATCGGCCAACATGGTCATGCTGGGCGCTTACATCAAGAAGAGCGGCATCGTGTCGCTGGAAGGAATCATCGAGGGTCTTAAGATCGGCCTGAAGAATAAAACCAAGCTCATCGCCGTCAACGAAAAGGCGATCAACGCGGGATATAATTCGATTTAA
- a CDS encoding thiamine pyrophosphate-dependent enzyme, giving the protein MNKVYSRPASLKKAVFHYCPGCGHSVVHRIIAEIIDEMNLRDKAVGIPPPGCAVFTYNYLDIDMAESAHGRGAAVATGLKRASPETFVFTYQGDGDLAAIGTAETIHAANRGENITAIFINNAVYGMTGGQMAPTTLSGQKTTTTPLGREGRLEGYPVKMSEMLALVKGAAYIERVAVSTPANIKKVKKAIRKAFQTQLDGQGFSMVEILSPCPTNWKMSPAESWKWIDEVMSKEFPLGIILDRTGKQDAG; this is encoded by the coding sequence ATGAATAAGGTGTATTCGCGCCCGGCGTCGCTTAAGAAGGCGGTATTTCATTACTGTCCCGGCTGCGGGCATTCCGTTGTGCACCGCATCATCGCCGAGATCATCGATGAGATGAACCTGCGGGACAAGGCCGTCGGCATACCGCCTCCGGGATGCGCTGTGTTCACCTATAACTATCTCGATATCGATATGGCGGAGTCGGCGCACGGACGCGGCGCGGCTGTCGCCACAGGGTTGAAACGGGCCAGCCCGGAGACGTTCGTTTTCACCTACCAGGGCGACGGCGACCTGGCGGCCATCGGAACGGCTGAGACGATACATGCGGCCAACCGCGGCGAGAACATCACCGCCATTTTCATCAACAACGCTGTTTACGGCATGACGGGCGGACAGATGGCCCCGACCACGCTGTCGGGGCAGAAGACGACGACGACGCCCCTTGGCCGCGAGGGCAGGCTCGAAGGATATCCCGTAAAGATGAGCGAGATGCTGGCGCTGGTGAAGGGCGCGGCCTACATCGAGCGCGTCGCCGTGAGCACACCGGCGAACATAAAGAAGGTCAAGAAGGCAATACGCAAGGCGTTCCAGACCCAGCTCGACGGCCAGGGCTTTTCTATGGTGGAGATACTCTCTCCCTGTCCCACCAACTGGAAGATGAGCCCCGCCGAGAGCTGGAAGTGGATCGATGAGGTCATGTCCAAGGAGTTCCCTCTCGGCATAATTCTCGACAGGACGGGTAAGCAGGATGCTGGTTAA
- a CDS encoding 3-methyl-2-oxobutanoate dehydrogenase subunit VorB: MTKVLMDGNSAIGEAAIRAGCQCYFGYPITPQNELTEYMAAHLGRKKGCTFIQAESELAAINMVFGASLAGVRTMTSSSSPGISLKQEGISYLAACELPAVIVNMSRGGPGLGSIAAAQSDYHQATRGGGHGDYRTIVLGPSSVQELADMTHKAFDLADKYRVPVMILGDGVLGQMMEPVEFKYEASKDLPVREDALRGAKGRPSRIVKTFTSNPASLEELNWSLFRRYEIIKRDEVAYDAFMIDDAKLVVIAFGIAARIARGAIKNARKEGLKVGMLRPITLWPFPSEAIASLAKKKKHFLDIEMNMGQMLEDVKLALNGSAEVSFYGRTGGVIPTPAELQRAIARVYYQKGLKGKK; this comes from the coding sequence GTGACTAAAGTGCTCATGGACGGCAACAGCGCCATAGGCGAGGCGGCGATAAGGGCCGGCTGCCAGTGCTACTTTGGCTATCCCATCACGCCGCAGAACGAGCTCACCGAGTACATGGCGGCGCATCTCGGCCGTAAGAAGGGCTGCACCTTCATCCAGGCCGAGAGCGAGCTTGCCGCTATAAATATGGTCTTCGGCGCCAGCCTGGCCGGGGTGCGGACCATGACCTCATCCTCAAGCCCTGGCATCAGCCTGAAGCAGGAGGGCATCTCCTACCTGGCGGCCTGCGAGCTGCCCGCGGTCATCGTCAACATGTCGCGCGGCGGGCCGGGCCTTGGCAGCATAGCGGCGGCGCAGTCGGACTACCATCAGGCTACGCGCGGCGGCGGGCACGGCGATTACCGCACTATAGTGCTCGGCCCTTCATCAGTGCAGGAGCTGGCGGACATGACGCATAAAGCGTTCGATCTCGCCGACAAGTACAGGGTGCCGGTTATGATACTGGGCGACGGGGTGCTGGGCCAGATGATGGAGCCCGTGGAATTCAAGTATGAGGCGTCAAAGGATCTGCCGGTGCGCGAGGACGCCCTGCGCGGGGCCAAAGGCCGTCCCAGCCGTATCGTAAAAACATTTACATCGAACCCGGCGTCGCTTGAAGAACTCAACTGGAGCCTGTTCCGGCGCTACGAGATAATAAAGCGCGACGAGGTAGCGTACGACGCCTTTATGATCGACGATGCGAAGCTCGTCGTAATCGCCTTCGGCATAGCCGCGCGCATAGCCAGGGGCGCGATAAAAAACGCCCGTAAAGAGGGGCTCAAGGTGGGCATGCTGCGCCCGATAACGCTGTGGCCGTTCCCGTCCGAAGCCATCGCTTCGCTGGCTAAAAAGAAGAAGCATTTCCTTGATATAGAGATGAACATGGGGCAGATGCTGGAGGATGTGAAGCTGGCTCTGAACGGTTCTGCCGAAGTCTCGTTCTACGGGCGCACCGGCGGCGTGATACCCACGCCCGCCGAGTTGCAGCGCGCCATCGCGCGAGTCTACTACCAGAAGGGACTTAAGGGTAAGAAATGA
- a CDS encoding 4Fe-4S binding protein produces the protein MKGYIEIDREYCKGCELCVLFCPKDIISLSDELNANGYRFAACVKGGECSGCAICALVCPEAAIEVYRD, from the coding sequence ATGAAAGGCTATATAGAGATAGACCGGGAATACTGCAAGGGCTGCGAGCTTTGCGTACTGTTCTGCCCTAAGGACATTATCAGCCTCTCTGATGAACTGAACGCCAACGGCTACAGATTCGCGGCGTGTGTAAAGGGCGGCGAATGCAGCGGCTGCGCTATATGCGCCCTGGTCTGTCCCGAGGCGGCGATAGAGGTATACCGTGACTAA
- a CDS encoding magnesium transporter CorA family protein gives MNVNAPRPAELHIETLKWGKITWVNVEKPSGRDMHYLAKNYLFHPLELEDCLSRTERPKIDEHENYLFIVVHFPVYDKKTLVTVPSQVSIFIAADLLVTVHTGALKPLSHLFNDCQKNEPARDENMSRSTGYLLYRILDRLVDYCFPIVRKIISNAEELEEKLFSNPDKDSVREISILRRDIMSTRRIIRPQRTILKSLEIKDYTFLKEDLDVYFGDIGDHIGKITETLDEYDEVVEGLNATSDSLFSHRTNQVIKILTLLGTIILPMLVIQGLYSMNVPLPLQDSPWAFLIIILVTITVSASMIIYFRYRHWI, from the coding sequence ATGAACGTTAACGCTCCGCGCCCCGCTGAACTGCATATCGAGACCCTGAAATGGGGGAAGATTACGTGGGTTAACGTAGAGAAGCCCTCCGGCAGGGACATGCATTACCTTGCCAAGAATTATCTCTTCCACCCGTTGGAGTTGGAGGACTGCCTGTCCCGGACGGAGCGTCCCAAGATAGACGAACATGAAAATTACCTCTTCATAGTGGTGCACTTCCCGGTCTACGATAAGAAAACTCTGGTTACCGTTCCCAGCCAGGTTTCGATATTCATTGCCGCCGACCTGCTGGTGACCGTGCACACGGGCGCCCTCAAACCCCTATCTCACCTGTTTAACGATTGTCAGAAGAACGAACCGGCACGGGATGAAAACATGTCGCGCAGCACGGGATATCTTCTCTATCGCATACTGGACCGACTTGTCGACTACTGCTTTCCTATCGTCCGCAAGATAATAAGCAACGCGGAGGAACTCGAGGAAAAGCTGTTCAGCAACCCCGACAAGGATTCGGTGCGCGAGATATCTATACTTCGCCGCGACATCATGTCAACCCGGCGCATCATCCGCCCGCAGCGCACCATCCTTAAATCGCTGGAGATAAAGGACTATACCTTCCTGAAAGAGGACCTGGACGTTTATTTCGGCGACATCGGAGACCATATCGGCAAGATAACCGAGACCCTGGATGAATACGACGAGGTGGTGGAAGGGCTCAACGCCACCAGCGATTCCCTGTTCTCCCATCGCACGAACCAGGTGATAAAGATACTCACTCTGCTGGGAACTATCATCCTGCCCATGCTGGTAATACAGGGGCTCTACAGCATGAACGTGCCACTGCCCCTGCAGGATAGCCCGTGGGCTTTCCTCATAATAATACTTGTCACGATAACGGTATCGGCTTCTATGATAATTTACTTCCGCTATCGGCACTGGATATAG
- a CDS encoding queuosine precursor transporter: MESKYSHRFIIVSAVFITCLITANIIAVKIIQFGGIFLPAAIIVFPVSYIFGDILTEVYGYRMARKVIWLGFFCNAIAVLFIWLGGLLPSAPFWENQQAYNTILGFVPRIVAASFVAYLVGEFANSFVLAKLKIATKGRWLWTRTIGSTIVGQGLDSVVFIVVAFVGTASFDPMLILYHWLIKTAYEALATPFTYWIVGYLKRKENIDTYDYKTNFNPFLVFPFSLLTRRKASEQ, encoded by the coding sequence TTGGAATCCAAATACTCTCACCGCTTCATAATAGTCAGCGCCGTCTTCATCACCTGTCTTATTACGGCGAACATAATAGCAGTTAAGATTATCCAGTTCGGTGGAATCTTCCTTCCCGCCGCAATCATCGTCTTCCCTGTAAGCTACATATTCGGCGACATCCTCACCGAGGTATACGGCTACCGAATGGCGAGAAAGGTAATCTGGCTCGGATTCTTCTGCAATGCCATTGCGGTGCTTTTCATCTGGCTTGGAGGTTTGCTCCCCTCAGCGCCCTTCTGGGAAAACCAGCAAGCGTACAACACGATACTTGGATTCGTGCCGAGAATAGTCGCTGCCTCCTTCGTTGCATACCTTGTCGGCGAATTTGCCAACTCATTCGTACTGGCCAAGCTTAAGATAGCGACAAAGGGGCGCTGGCTCTGGACGCGAACCATAGGCTCTACCATAGTAGGGCAGGGACTCGATTCGGTAGTGTTTATCGTTGTCGCTTTCGTCGGCACCGCATCGTTCGATCCGATGCTCATCCTGTACCACTGGCTGATAAAGACAGCATATGAAGCATTGGCGACACCGTTCACATATTGGATCGTGGGTTACCTGAAGAGAAAAGAAAATATTGACACATACGACTATAAGACCAACTTCAATCCGTTTCTGGTGTTCCCTTTCAGCCTGCTGACCAGGCGCAAAGCTAGCGAACAATAG
- a CDS encoding 3',5'-cyclic-nucleotide phosphodiesterase, producing MELEILGAHNCESESARLTCLLVDGVLAIDAGGLTSALSIEEQHRLKAVLITHHHFDHVRDLATLGMNFWTAGPLPVYGLESSLQTILSNILNGVMYPDFTSRPSPDKPAFKFHPIAPGKAFSIGGYSITPFLANHGVPVAGYQIAGVDGKSFVYTGDTHRLAESTWQSLSPRLIVTEVTVPDMYESMARESGHLTPRLLKEELLAFKRIHRYIPPVIAVHISPHLEDEIQKEISRVAEELGTEITCGYEGMRVVI from the coding sequence ATGGAACTTGAGATACTTGGAGCCCATAACTGCGAATCAGAGAGCGCCAGACTCACCTGCCTGCTGGTCGACGGCGTCCTCGCCATCGATGCCGGCGGCCTGACATCGGCGCTTTCTATCGAGGAGCAGCATCGCCTCAAGGCCGTTCTCATCACGCACCACCACTTCGACCACGTCCGGGACCTGGCCACGCTCGGCATGAACTTCTGGACGGCCGGACCGCTGCCTGTATACGGACTGGAGTCTTCTCTGCAAACTATCTTGAGCAACATCCTCAATGGCGTAATGTACCCGGACTTCACGTCCAGGCCCTCCCCCGATAAGCCCGCGTTCAAATTCCACCCCATCGCGCCTGGCAAGGCCTTCTCGATAGGCGGCTATTCGATCACGCCTTTCCTGGCGAACCACGGCGTCCCGGTGGCGGGATACCAGATCGCCGGCGTTGATGGAAAGAGCTTTGTGTACACCGGCGACACGCATAGGCTCGCTGAGTCGACATGGCAGAGCCTGTCACCCAGGCTCATCGTGACCGAGGTCACAGTGCCCGATATGTACGAGAGCATGGCCAGGGAATCGGGACATCTCACACCCAGACTTTTGAAAGAGGAATTGCTAGCCTTCAAGAGGATACACAGATATATACCGCCCGTAATCGCCGTCCACATCAGCCCGCACCTGGAGGACGAGATTCAAAAGGAGATATCCCGCGTCGCAGAGGAACTGGGCACCGAGATCACCTGCGGATACGAGGGTATGAGAGTTGTCATCTAA